In Mercurialis annua linkage group LG5, ddMerAnnu1.2, whole genome shotgun sequence, a single genomic region encodes these proteins:
- the LOC126681412 gene encoding uncharacterized protein LOC126681412, with protein METLNSESVEVQPVVSAPTRGKKDPAWEHFSESRDTNGKNIFTCLYCGISYKGGGINRMKYHIAGIQGQISSCKKVPHDVRVRMQDYIKQSTEKQKESKLAHKRVYENDDPSQVDLEDEDVIKLSSSKQKKSQAQEKEKGKQVTGIDNFFAPRTTSGSQPTIKSVMASKEAIWRAHMALARWFYDACIPFNALHSPYYQPALDAVAAIGPGFKGPNYNDIRVNLLRDCKKEAALLIESYRSNWANTGCTLMADGWSDQRQRTLINFLVYCPAGISFVKSVDASNFVKDAPTLLALFSEVIDWVGPSNVVHLVTDNAANYASAGRLVHEKYSNIYWSPCAAHCLNLILKDISSMEHVAKLASNASKVTVFVYNHIIFLAWLRRRSSWKEIVRPAVTRFATTFITLQNLHEHKNDLQALMTNRVYTDHKLSRSDKGKVVSSLILNNKFWDDCLIMVKIAGPLIRLLRLVDSDEKPSLGYVYEGMRRARKAIKHMFKKKKSLYAPYIKILDERWDKHLRKKLHVAAYFLNPAFIYEPNFCNKVEVMSGLLDILDSKGVCSDGKEAIKEIKLYRDRLGSFSRQITLTTSKTLQPDEWWKLYGHSAPILQKIAIRLLSQTSSSSGCERNWSLFDQKDPPIEFDLNELAETLYEQDVVLSLEQIKNQSHSKDNGRQDDIYDLTVENVEFSLLESFGTIGESNGSVAENNESAGIFFGGMDDGGTNNDFDYNSSFNLRDEDDDTQQP; from the exons ATGGAGACTTTAAATTCTGAATCAGTAGAGGTTCAACCCGTGGTGTCTGCACCTACTCGTGGAAAAAAGGATCCAGCATGGGAGCATTTTAGTGAAAGTCGTGATACTaatggaaaaaatatatttacttgTCTCTATTGTGGAATTTCATACAAAGGCGGTGGTATTAATCGTATGAAATATCATATTGCTGGAATCCAAGGCCAAATATCTTCATGTAAAAAGGTTCCTCATGATGTTCGTGTTAGAATGCAAGATTATATCAAACAATCTACTGAAAAACAAAAGGAATCAAAATTGGCACATAAACGTGTTTATGAAAATGATGATCCTTCTCAAGTTGACTTGGAAGATGAAGATGTGATAAAGCTGAGttcttcaaaacaaaaaaaatctcaaGCTCAAGAGAAAGAAAAGGGAAAGCAAGTTACTGGAATCGATAACTTTTTTGCTCCAAGAACAACTTCAGGGTCTCAACCTACAATAAAAAGTGTTATGGCTAGTAAAGAGGCTATATGGAGAGCTCACATGGCTTTGGCTAGATGGTTTTATGATGCTTGCATTCCATTTAATGCATTACATTCTCCTTACTATCAACCTGCATTGGATGCTGTTGCTGCTATAGGTCCTGGATTTAAAGGTCCAAATTACAATGATATTCGGGTTAACTTATTGAGGGATTGTAAGAAAGAAGCGGCGCTCCTTATTGAAAGCTATAGGAGTAATTGGGCGAACACTGGTTGTACACTAATGGCTGATGGTTGGAGTGATCAAAGGCAAAGAACATTGATAAATTTCTTAGTTTATTGTCCTGCCGGGATATCCTTTGTGAAATCTGTTGATGCTTCAAATTTTGTGAAAGATGCTCCAACACTTTTGGCTTTATTTTCTGAAGTAATTGATTGGGTTGGACCTAGCAATGTTGTGCATTTGGTTACTGATAATGCAGCCAATTATGCATCTGCAGGGAGGCTGGTTCATGAAAAGTACAGCAACATTTATTGGTCACCTTGCGCCGCACATTGCTTGAATCTTATTTTGAAGGACATTAGTAGCATGGAACATGTTGCTAAATTGGCTTCTAATGCTTCCAAGGTAACCGTATTTGtatataatcatattatatttttggcATGGTTAAGGAGAAGATCAAGTTGGAAAGAGATTGTACGTCCAGCAGTAACTAGATTTGCCACCACCTTTATCACATTGCAGAACCTTCATGAACACAAAAATGACTTGCAAGCTTTGATGACGAATAGAGTTTACACGGACCATAAGCTTTCAAGAAGTGACAAGGGAAAAGTAGTAAGTTCActcattttaaataataaattttgggATGATTGTTTGATTATGGTCAAAATTGCTGGTCCACTTATTAGACTATTACGTCTAGTAGATTCTGATGAAAAGCCTTCATTGGGATATGTTTATGAAGGCATGCGTAGAGCACGCAAGGCAATCAAGCACatgtttaagaaaaaaaaaagtctgTATGCACCTTATATAAAAATTCTTGATGAGAGATGGGATAAACACTTGCGGAAGAAACTTCATGTAGCTGCCTATTTTTTAAATCCCGCTTTCATATATGAAccaaatttttgtaataaagtGGAGGTTATGAGTGGACTTCTTGATATACTTGATTCAAAGGGCGTGTGCTCTGACGGAAAGGAAGCAATAAAAGAGATAAAATTGTATCGAGACCGTTTGGGAAGTTTTAGTCGACAAATTACTCTTACTACATCAAAGACATTACAGCCAG atGAATGGTGGAAGTTGTATGGTCATAGTGCTCCGATCTTACAAAAAATAGCCATTCGACTTCTCAGTCAAACATCATCTTCATCTGGATGTGAAAGAAATTGGAGTTTATTTGATC AAAAAGATCCGCCAATAGAATTTGACTTGAACGAATTGGCCGAAACTCTTTACGAGCAGGATGTTGTTCTATCACTAGAACAAATTAAAAACCAATCACATTCTAAAG ATAATGGAAGACAGGATGATATATACGACCTTACTGTAGAGAATGTCGAATTCAGTCTTCTTGAGTCTTTTGGTACTATTGGTGAAAGCAATGGTTCTGTAGCTGAAAATAATGAAAGTGCTGGAATATTTTTTGGAGGCATGGATGATGGTGGTACAAATAATGACTTTGATTATAATTCTTCTTTTAATTTGagagatgaagatgatgatacACAGCAGCCTTGA
- the LOC126683333 gene encoding uncharacterized protein LOC126683333 produces MLICSPRVSLCGCSIRHPSDARVNIRVQTTGKSGREVLKDACQNLMFMCQQVRSTFMRDVIDFLLPGTYCYFSLYFPFYLPSS; encoded by the exons ATGTTGATTTGCAGTCCAAGGGTATCATTATGTGGATGCAGCATTCGTCATCCCTCGGATGCTCGAGTTAATATTCGAGTTCAAACAACAG GTAAATCAGGAAGGGAAGTATTGAAAGATGCATGCCAGAATTTGATGTTCATGTGCCAGCAAGTTAGGAGCACTTTTATGCGGGATGTTATTGATTTTCTTCTTCCTGGCACATACTGTTATTTTTCCTTATATTTTCCCTTTTATCTCCCAAGTAGTTGA